Within Pelotomaculum schinkii, the genomic segment AACTACTCTGGAAAAGAGCAAACCATCCTCGTTTTCAACCACTTTAGACCAGATATTGGTGATCCTGGGGATTTTTCCAGAAGACAATAGGGGGCCTCCTTCCCAAAATCATGCGACCTGGACAGGCAAAATTGTCATTACTAAAGCTTATTCTCTACCGGTAAGAATATATGTGTTATTTTATGGGATATGGGGGGGGCGCCTGGTCCTTCTGGAAGGCCTGTAAACACTTGCCTCCAACCCCAAAACAAATCTGGCGCATAACACCCCCAGCAGGACTCCGCCCAGGATGTCCAGGGGATAGTGGACGCCAACGTAAACCCTGGAAAATGCCATAACAACCGCCATCAGCAGCGCCGGCCAGGCCAGCCGGGGTATTTTGCGGGCGACCACAAGGCTTGAGGCGAAAGCGTTGGCTGCATGTCCTGACGGAAAGGAAAAAGAACCGGGTGAACCCACCAGCAGGTTTACTCCCTCAAGGCCTAAAAAAGGCCTGGGTCTCTGAAATATGTGCTTTAAGATTTCCTCTCCAATCACAAAGCTGATGAAAAGGGCTAACAGCATCAAAAAAGAGGTCCTTCTCGTTTTAGGTCCAAATAGATAGAGAAGGAGCGCGAAGAGCAACCAGAGCAGGCCATTATCGCCGACATTGCTGACAAAGGGCATAACCACGTTAAAGAGGGCATTATGCAGGGACTGATTAACGAAATAAAACCATTGTATGTCCAAGTTTTTGATAGTTAAGAAGACGCTCTCCAGCATCATAGCCACCTGTTATTCGTAATTCTGTTCTTATTAATACTAGAGACGGAAAATATTAGGATGGGACATCCCGGTTGACAAGGCGTCAGCAGGGCATGAAAAACCAAGCGATGCGGGCGCGAATGGATTCTAAGCATATCCGCATACCTGTGGAGCCAATGAAAAATTAAGACCTGCGCGTTTACAGGTTAGTGCAAAGGATAATCAGGCTCTTGTTGGCTATACCCATGTGGCTAGCGCTTGCGGCGCAGCCACAGGTAGACGGCCAGGGCAACCAGGCCGAGCGCGACAACTATGTCCAGCTTGTGGTACAAGGGTTCAATCGCTTTCCAGTTTTGCCCCAGCTTAAACCCTACATAGGTGAGCAGCAGACTCCAGGGCAGTGAGCCCATGAAGGTGTAAAAAACAAACTTTTTAAAATTCATCCCGCCGATTCCTGCGGGAAGAGAGATAAAGGTGCGTACAATCGGCATCAACCGGGTAAAAAAGACCGTGACCTCACCGTAGCGCTCAAACCAACCGGTAGCCTGGTCCAGGTGTTTTATTGAAAAGCCAAAGTAACGGCCATATTTAAGCAGGAAAGGCCTCCCCCCCAACAACCCCAGGTAGTAGGAGAGGATCGAGCCAACTGTCCCGCCTATTGTTCCAGCCAGCACGGCACGGTAAAACTCGAGCCGGCCGGTTGAGACCAGATAACCGCCAAAAGGCAAAATCACCTCGCTGGGTAGGGGGATATTGGCGCTTTCTATGGCCATGCCGATCGCAATCCCCCAGTACCCGGTGGCTGCGATTGCATCGGTAATAGTTTTGAAAACAACTTCAATTAATCCAGTTATAAAAGTCAAAATGTCCTCCTTATAAAAACACATCCCGTCTGTAAAAAAGCGGGATGCGCATCCCTTTTAGAACTGCGGCCGGTTATGTTGCCCTTGTAGACTAGAAGAGGATGGTTTTCCTGCAACCGTGCAGGGGTGGTTTTTTGCTGGTATAGCGATTATCGTAGGCGACCAGTTGGAGGGATTGGCAGAGCAGCCTGAACCTGGACGAGATGGTCGATGACGCAACTCCATACTGCCCGGCCAAATCCTGCTGTTTAACCGCTTTTTCGTTTTCCAGCCTGCTAAAAGCATATATCACCGTGGCGGCCCAGACCGCTGTTTTGCGAATGGACGGCTGCTCTTTGGAGCAAAAGTCATACCAAAGTTTAAGGGCTCCCTTCTGCTGTTTGGGTCCATAACCGAGCGCTTTAAGTCCGTCCTGGACCCGGTCGGCTACCGCCGCATAGCCGGGTTCCGGCCAGGAGTAAAACGCAAGCGGCGCGGTCATTCCTTCGGCCGGCCGTTCCCGGCGGCGGCCTATGCTCTCTACAATATTCTCCTGAAACAGGGCGATTAACATTCTCCTGGCTTCCTGCATAAACCCCGTTGTTGCGACAGTTATGACCATAAACTTTGGTGTCAGGAGCAGGTGGCCTATTACCACCCGCAGCGGCTTTTTTCCGCAAGACCGGCCCAACAGGGCGGCAGCCGCCTGTCTGAACCCCCCTGACGAATCATAGAGATCCCGGAGCAACGTGAAGTCACCCGATTGATTAATCTTTTCCAGGGCTTCCTGCCAGTTTTCCACGGCAAATACGGCCAT encodes:
- a CDS encoding phosphatase PAP2 family protein — its product is MMLESVFLTIKNLDIQWFYFVNQSLHNALFNVVMPFVSNVGDNGLLWLLFALLLYLFGPKTRRTSFLMLLALFISFVIGEEILKHIFQRPRPFLGLEGVNLLVGSPGSFSFPSGHAANAFASSLVVARKIPRLAWPALLMAVVMAFSRVYVGVHYPLDILGGVLLGVLCARFVLGLEASVYRPSRRTRRPPHIP
- a CDS encoding DedA family protein, whose amino-acid sequence is MTGLIEVVFKTITDAIAATGYWGIAIGMAIESANIPLPSEVILPFGGYLVSTGRLEFYRAVLAGTIGGTVGSILSYYLGLLGGRPFLLKYGRYFGFSIKHLDQATGWFERYGEVTVFFTRLMPIVRTFISLPAGIGGMNFKKFVFYTFMGSLPWSLLLTYVGFKLGQNWKAIEPLYHKLDIVVALGLVALAVYLWLRRKR